The genomic interval GACGTGAACAGAGTGCAGGCATGTGTGAGTCAACAGGGCCACTGCTGCTCACCTATGTCGGCTACACATGGGAATGGGAGATATGCGGAGTACACAGCATAAACTGCTTAGTGGTATACACAGgacagagatgcacacacacatgcaaacagatTAAAGGAACCCCGTAGGACTGAACGTACAAACACATGGGTACGAGACGATGATGCAGGGTTCAGGCCATAGCACACATTCTAATAACCACTATTGCTAACTCTCATCCCACTGCTCCAATTACTATCACCATAATATAGCTAACGATGAGCAATACAAGATAAACCAGACAGAGAAGAATGGTTGAATAATAAGAGCATGGCAATAATAGAAGTGATGTACTGTCAGTGGATGACATTTTACCATAAATGCTGTTCAAATTTGGTTTGATTGTGATAATATTAAGTATGCTAATATCGTTGAATATAGTTCATATTTAAATGTCTCTGTCCTGCGGGTGCGGGGCCTACAGAAAAGCCTTGGTGTATGCGGTCTGGGGATGTCTATGTGCTTCATTGGGCAGCccagagcacacagccatgcacagACTGATGCTACAGGGCTGCCTGATCTCATTACATCAAAATAGCTCTGGATAGAGAAATCAAACAGATATCTATGGGATGTCATGACAGAGGTTCACTTAGATGAAGTCCTATGTGATTCTAGAAGGTAAGCGCCCCTCTTTATTTCTTGTTacgcttctgtgtgtcgctccaTCTTACTAGCTGTGGATATTAAATTGGTGTAGACAAGCAGACCTGCAAACAAGTAGATACAAATCAACAGACATACAGATGTAGAAATAAACAAACAGACAcatgcagacaaacacacacacacacacacacacacatagatgaaGCAGGGAGAAAAAGGCAGACACCCAatgacacatacacaaacatactatgtgcatgcacgcatgcacatacacattcacacgcatacacacacatacacattaggATGGAAACATGGTGAGACAGATGCTCAGAGGGTACAGACACAAACGTCAGTTCCCCCTCCTCGCTCTACTGAGCCTGTGTCATAGAGACCCATTTAGGAGACAGGAGTTATGGCATTGTCACAGCGGCCGCAGTAGCGCTCGCTCAGGggaggctttgtgtgtgtgtgtgtgtgtgtgtgtgtgtgtgtgtgtgtgtgtgtgtgtgtgtgtgtgtgtgtgtgtgtgtgtgtctcactgggTGCAGACAGCTCATCAGTAATCAGGCAGCATAGCTCTGACTCCCTTCCTTGCCCCCTTTCTCACTCTCCTGCCGTCTCTGTGCCATGTCTGATagaggcggtgtgtgtgtgtgtgtgtgtgtgtgggaggcaATGTCTGATAGATGATGTACTTATTTGGTAAAGAGCAACACTGCAGATCGGCCATTTTCCCAGGCTAATAGTTGAACCCCCATCGGGTCCCAAGAGGATTTCAGACCACTGGGGTTGAACTCTCCCCCTAAATCACCCTCTCTGTTGCTCCTAATTCCCCAACCTCGGCTACCCTCTCATTTCCCCACTCCACCCCAGGCCCTTCTCTTCCATCCACAAGGGGAATATAATAAATTGCATATTTATGGTAATGACATCTGGGCCTTTCTCCAATGTATTTCAAATGACAGGTCCTTGTGTGCATGTGGGCAAGTGTGCATGCATTTGTGGTAAGCCTATgtactgcagacagacagacagagacagcaaatCTTTGGTGAATCACCACAAACACCCTGTCTTCACCACTCTGGCCATTAGCATTGTAGATAATTTGTACtgtaaaaaatacaaaacttGCAGTTGATCCATGGATCATTGCCAGGATATGGCAGGGGAGGAGATCTGTCATAGATTGTCAACAGGAAAGTGTTTCTCACCTTGGCTTCTTTCTGCTGACTTTCCCTGTGTCTCAGACAACCCCACGGGCACAGACACCACCCCAGCTCAGATGCTCTCTGAGCCTGGACAGATGTGTCTCTGCCCCCTTtattattactgtgtgtgtgtgtgtgtgtgtgtgtgtgtgtgtgtgtgtgtgtgtgtgtgtgtgtgtgtgtgtgtgtgtgtgtgtgtgtgtgtgtgtgtcacttagGATTACGTTGTCTGTCTCTGATAAGCTCAGGAATCTAAAACTGctcctgtgtgaatatactgtatcaTCATGGCACAGAGAGGGACAGCatgacacagacagagatacagaggcgGACAAAGATCATGAGAAGGAATGATATAAATACAGAAGGGGGTGGAGAAGAGGGGACAGAGTGCAAGAGGGAGAGGACATctatgcgagagagagagagagagagagagagagagagaccctaaaagtgctgtggtgttgatggtatcctcaatgaaattataaaatataccgACCACAAAtaccaattggctatacttaaactctttaacatcatccttagctctggcatcttccccaatatttggaaccaaggactgatcaccccaatccacaaaagtggagccaaatttgaccccaataactaccatgggatatgcattaacagcaaccttggggaaatcctctgcattatcattaacagcagactagttcatttcctcagtgaaaacaatgtactgagcaaatgtaaaattggctttttaccaaattacgacaaaaacatacgacattatgaaatccatgtacacaaacacacacattttttcccacagacagggccgtggggtgagaaagggatgcagcttaagccccaacctcttcaacatatataccaACAAATTAGCGAGGGGACTAGAACAGTCtgtagcacccggcctcaccctactagaatctgaagtcaaatgtctactgtttgctgatgatctggtgcttctgtcaccaaccaaggaggacctatagcagcacctagatcttctgcacagattctgtcagacctgggccctgacagtacatttcagtaaaacaaaaaataatggtgttccaaaaaaggtccagtcaccaggaccacaaatacaaattccatctagacaccgttgccctagagaacacaaaaaacgatacataccccggcctaaacatcagcgccacaggtaacttccacaaagctgtaaacgagctgagagacaaagcaagaagggccttctttgctatcaaaaggaacataaaatttgacataccaattaggatctggctaaaaatacttgaatcagttatagagcctgttgcccttcatggttgtgaggtctggggtccgctcaccaaccaagaattcacaaaatgggacaaataccaaattgagactctgcatgcagaattctgcaaaaatatcctctgtgtacaacgtaaaacaccaaataatgcatgcagagcagaattaggccgatacccgctaatgatcaaaatccagaaaagagacgttaaattctacaaccacctaaaaggaagtgattcccaaaccttccataacaaagccatcacctacagagagatgaacccgcAGAAGAGTCCCCGAAGAAAGCTGGTCCTGTGGCACTGTTCACAAGCACAAACAgatcccacagagccccaggtcagcaacacaattagacccaaccaaatcatgagaaaacaaaagataattacttgacacattggaaagaattaacaaaacataacatactacaatgctatttggccctaaacagagagtacacagtggcagaatacctgaccactttgactgacccaaacttaaggaaagctttgactatgtacagactcagtaaaccttagccttgctattgagaaaggccaccataggcagacctggctctcaagagaagacaggccaagtgcacaatgcccacaaaatcaggtggaaactgagctgcacttcctaacatcctgccaaatgtatggccatattaaagacacatatttccctcagattacacagatccacaaagaattcgaaaacaaactcaatgttgataaactcccatatctactgggtgaaataccacagtgtgccatcacagcagcaatatttgtgacctgttgccacaagaaaaggccaaccagtgaagaacaaacaccattgtaaatacaacccatatttatgtttatttattttcccttttgtactttaactctTTGCacgttgttacaacactgtatatagacataatatgacatttgaaatgtctgtaTTCTTtcggaacttctgtgagtgtcatgtttactgttaatttgtattgtttatttcacttttttttcttatctacttcacttgctttggcaatgtcaacatatgtttcccatgccaaaaagcccttcaattgaattgaattgaattgagtgagagaaaaggagagcaagagagagagagagagcatgagcgagcgagagagagagctggtcaGGGCAGTTCAGAGATGCTTGGATGGTTTTTAGTGCTGGCACTGCCCAATAGGTCACTTCTTCTGTGGGCATTACAAcagggtgtcacaccctgatctgtttcacctgtctttgtgattgtcaccacccccctccaggtgtcgcccatcttccccattatcccctgtgtatttatacctgtgttttctgtttgtctgttgccagttcggcttgtttgtcaagtcaaccaggggtttttctcagctcctgcttttcccagtcaaGCTTTTTCCTCGCCCTCCtgattttgacccttgcctgtcccaactctgagcctgcctgccgacttGTATCTTTGCCTgaactctggattattgacctctgcctagcctgagcctgcctgccgtccggtaccgttgccccacctttactgacccctgcctgccttgacctgtctattgcctgcccctgttggattattaaaccattgttaattcgacgttgtctgcatctggggcTTACCTTCATACTTAATACAGGGTATGGTACATGACTAAAATACCCAACCCCCTCCTCCAGAGGCATCACCCAggttggttgtgtgtgtatgttttgggGGAGGGGTGTCCCCAAGGCTATATTCACGCTTCAGTTGCATGTGTCCAGTCTGTTTTTGACAGAAATATCAGCTATACACATGTTGTTTACGTTTAGTCTCCACCATTTCAATTTTCAAATAATGTTCTGCTGTTGAATCATAGCAGTAGACtcaacagccaaacatacagaagCAAATTATTATGTTGTACCCTTGAACCAGGGATAAAAGAACCATGTCAGGCTTCTTCGAAGACAAACCTCACAATGAGCTACAGTATATCATCGATTCTACGTTCTTTCACGGTAAGAACATTGAAGCAAGCTTTGTTGATCCAACACCACTTTGATATCATTTAAAGACACACAATGAATAACTGCAATTTAGCCTCCATCATAGCTCAAAGTAAAGTTGAAATACAACGCATCAATATACTTTTCTATTTACCAAACCTCATGTTACTAAGCTGCAATCATATACTTAGGGCAGCCACAATATGTGTCTGCCATCACAGTATAGCAGAGCATTTAGTGAAGAGATTTCACTGCAGGTGGATGTGCTGCAGTAATGTAATAACCCTCCCTGTCCAACATTCTAATGGGCAAATTATGTCTTTCTGAGCTTATAATGATTAAAATTGAGCATTTAATGTTGACTAAATTACAACATCCCTCAGCAATTTGATCAATTATGCTCTGGTATCATTAGACTGATCTGTCTTGTCCTAGTACGTGTGTATCACCCATTATCAATATCTCAGTCTGTCCCAAGGTAAGAGGTAATCTATATCTGTGAATGGCTCTTAACTCTCAAGTTATTCTATATGGCTCACGTTTTACGGCAACATTTTCAATAACTTCAACCAACCAAGTATGTACAGTACTCATCATAAGTTAAAGGAGGATATTTAACCCAAAGACTCCTCTACAGAAGTTAGATAAGAGCTTGATGAGTTGGTAGTGCTGCTAGGGCCCTAGAGTGTCCCTCATCACAGGGAGTGTGGTTGTGCTATTGAGGGTGAAGCCATCTGTTTAAGTTTCATACTTTCATACTGTTTCATACTGTTTCATACTGTTTCATactgtatgtaactgtatgtaacaCTTTAAGTCACTTTCATATGTTAATGCCTCATAAACATTCACAACTTATAGATGTTACTTTTCCCCTTATGGACCACCaaaccaggacacctacaccacccgatgctacaggaaggccataaagatcatcaaggacatcaaccacccgagccactgcctgttcaccccgctgtcatccagaaggcgaggtcagtacaggtgcatcaaagctgggaccgagagactgaaaaacagcttctatctcaaggccatcagactgttaaacagccaccactaacattgagtggctactgccaacacactgtcaatgacactgactctactccagccactttaatcatgggaattgatgggaaatgatgtaaatatatcactagccactttaaacaatgctaccttatataatgttacttaccctacattgttcatctcatatgcatacgttgatactgtactctatatcatcgactgcatccttatgtaatacatgtatcactagccactttaactatgccacttggtttacatacttatctcatatgtatatactgtactcgatatcatctactgtatcttgcctatgctgctctgtaccatcactcattcatatatccttatgtacatattctttatccccttacactgtgtataagacagtagtttttttttggaattgttagttagattacttgctttttattactgcattgtcggaactagaagcacaagcatttcgctacactcgcattaacatctgctaaccatgtgtatgtgacaaataaaatttgatttgatttgacctgtacTCCACAAAAACTCAGACATCTGAGAATATGATGAACAAAGGCGAGCTTTATTCAGAACCAAAGAGAAAACGTATGGACAGAAAAAAAAATCAGTGTCCATTCAAATTAAGAATTCTACCCCAAAATTTACAGTCAAAAATAAAACGACAACATTGAGCAATACAGTGTTTCATTAATAAATTAAGTTGAAGCCATTTTACTTAACACAAACACTGAGTTTTGTTCCAACAACATTCTTTTTGGAGCTTTACAAATGGCACATAAAGCAGGATATGTACAACCAGACATGGTCTGTTCTTAGCAAAGGAGTGGGAGCAGAAACATAATGACGGCTGTATATTCAGTCAAATTGACTTTTTTTCTGAACAGTGTTTCAGTCACTCCAGGCAGATTTGGAGCTTATTCACTCACTGCTGGGAACTCAGGTTATAAAAGATACTCAAATTGCTTTTTTTGTTCTGACACAAGCCACTGAGCTGCCACTGAGTTCGGAGGCTTCAAATGAGTttttcagatatttttcagatGCTTTTCAGCAGTGCACTACTAACTGAAATGTCCAGCCGTCACCTTAGCAGTGGTCTCATGCTACAAATGAAAGGTGAGAcgcacctggttaaataaaggtgaaataaataaactgTTGGAgccctctttcttttctctcagaGCCAGAAAGTGCACCCATCATCACAATTCTGCTGACTTCTGCCACTGCTCACACAGTTGCTAAGCAACCCTTAAATTCCAGTGTTCTGTAAGTCCAAACAACTCAGAGCCCCTGTCTGTGCAAATCATGAAGTCCTCAATTAGCCGGGTCGTAGACAGCTCCTAATACAAGATGACTTCAGTGAGtacaacaacaatgacaaaaaaaGCAACTACAATTAAAAAGGACTGGGCAGAAAGCAGATTACAAATTTGAAGAATACTGAAAAATATAAATCACCTTATACATAAAAGATTTCAAagcaaaaaaaactgaaaaataactTACTTTTGACAGGACCAGCCTGTTAGTTGTTTCGGCTCAAATTCACCCATCCCACGCACGCCCAACCCTCACGGACCCTTTACCCCTTACACTCTCCACTAAGTATGAATGAGAGACCCATCTTTGTAAAAGCCTTGATCCTGTACTCTCATCAATAATGGCCAGCCACACTACAAGAATGACAACTCCAGAGATTCATCCCAGGTGACCAATTGTGGAACATGAAGGAGACTTATTTTTCAGTCTctaaatcagagaggtgtggggggctgccataattgaCATTCACTTTTTCAGCACCCGAGGAacaggggttaactgccttgctcagaatttttacagatttttaccttgtcagctcagggattcgatccagcaacctttcggttactggcccaacgctctaaccactgggctacctaccgcccgaggtgtgtgtgtgtgtgtgtgtgtgtgtgtgtgtgtgtgtgtgtgtgtgtgtgtgtgtgtgtgtgtgtgtgtgtgtgtgtgtgtgtgtgtgtgtgtgtgtgtgtgtgtgtgtgtgtgtgtgtgtgtgtgtgtgtgtgtgtgtgtgtgtgtgtgtgtgtgtgtgtgtgtgtgtgtgtgtgtgtgtgtgtgtgtgtgtgtgtgtgtgtgtgtgtgtgtgtgtgtgtgtgtgtgtgtgtgtgtgtgtgtgtgtgtgatcatgaaGAGGACCAGTATATCCAATACAGAGTaaaccatgtttttttttaagtggGGCGTCAGTGGGGGTGGGGACTGGGGAGGATGTTGGGGGAGGCCAGAGGGGTTCTAAAGAAACCCCTTCCTTCCCCCTTACTTCCGATTCCCTTGCCCCTCTACCAccttgcacccccttttgcccgcTGGACTGTTCAATGGAGTGAATCGCTGGCCACCCCAGTCTGGGTTCTTCCCCCTCCCTCACATGATGGAGCAGCCCTTGGCCTTGTCCTTGccgaaggtggaggagaggaggtcagaCTTTCTGGGCAGGAAAAGGAGTCTCTTGGAGAGGCGTCGGGCAGGGCTGGTCTTGGTGGAGGGCTGTAGCTTGCTGATGCAGGCCAGGGCTGAAGTACGGAACACACTGTGGATGCTCTTCTCTGAGGTGAAGGCCGAACACTCCAAGTAGGCCTCCGCACctagctgcttggccatggaggAACCCTGCAACATGAAGGGGAAAGAACAGGAGTGAGACGGAGGAAGCGAGAcaccaaagagagagaaagagagagagagagagaaagagagagagagagagagaaagagaaagaaagagagagaaagagagagagaaagagaaagagagagagaaagagaaagagaaagagagagaaagagaaagagagagagaaagagaaagagaaagagaaagagaaagagagagagaaagagagagagagagagagagagagagagcattatgTAAGACTCACCTGCTCATGTGAGATGGGTGTCTGCTTCTGATTGGACAGCTCCATGAGCGTACACACGTCTGTGCGCAGGTCTGTTTTACAGCCTATCAGGAGGATGCGTGTGCTGGGGCAGAAATCCAGGATCTCTGTCTTCCACTGCAATGAAAAGGACATATGGCTGTCATGAGGTTGTTATAATGTATCATCACCACAGATGTAAAGTGCATGATTGTGATGATGGCTaagatgaggaggaagaagaaattGACAACAACAATGATGATGATCACAATGACAATGGCCTTGCCTTTTTCAGTGCACCATCAATTGAGTCTGGTCGGCTGATGTCGTAACAGAGGAGCACAGCGTCTGAGTCGCTGTAGCACAGGGGTCGGACGTTATCATAGTACGGGGAGCCTATAGGGTCAAACAGATCGGCTGGGGTCAGTCACAGGGCTTTCAATAGGACAgtacatcaaatcacattttatttgtcacatgcttcgtagacaacagtgaaatgcttaattacaggtccatttccaacaatgcagagttaaagataagatAAAATATTCAATCAAATATAGAAATAGTGACACaatgaataaatacacagtgaaaaacaaatatatttaacaagtaaaaataacatggctatatacagggagtaccagtaccgatgttgatgtgcaggggtacagagtAATTGGTGTAGCTATGTAGTGTActtataggtaggggtaaagtgactaggcaacatgatagataatagacagcagcagcagcgtatgtggtgagtgtgaaagtgcGTGTGTTGGGGTGTCAAGTATGTAtgagtgtctgggtagagtccagtgttggTGCATAGTCAGTggaaaaaaagggtcaatgcaggtagtccaggaagccatttgattagcttttTAGGAGTCTTGTTAAAAAGTCTTATGACTTgagaat from Oncorhynchus tshawytscha isolate Ot180627B linkage group LG22, Otsh_v2.0, whole genome shotgun sequence carries:
- the LOC112221450 gene encoding rho-related GTP-binding protein Rho6-like codes for the protein MKERRLTQPMVARCKLVLVGDVQCGKTAMLQVLAKDSYPETYVPTVFENYTACLELEDQRVELSLWDTSGSPYYDNVRPLCYSDSDAVLLCYDISRPDSIDGALKKWKTEILDFCPSTRILLIGCKTDLRTDVCTLMELSNQKQTPISHEQGSSMAKQLGAEAYLECSAFTSEKSIHSVFRTSALACISKLQPSTKTSPARRLSKRLLFLPRKSDLLSSTFGKDKAKGCSIM